From Trichoderma atroviride chromosome 1, complete sequence, one genomic window encodes:
- a CDS encoding uncharacterized protein (EggNog:ENOG41): MDRNAALVIPRDDPLELKARSGQLLNLMKALSLVKDFTIQLGNIDIPESIKSNLGHAASIFSPNGQCRPGTNEEISDLKSLYYGKGGEVFNATAATASISKEASVPPLYPSNKRKRKREQSASGEVIHDSRKDLETRLARMEACLAETQSRLAKTESRLAELEAIREESGEEGTNRGKYGEEEVATQVGELLDDFIYSHALENMVEDLVGKYMSHLNVDVDDMFAEKENRFDETIEEIKQDVMKDCREIVLEQVKHHLAELIDTRLELSFSKKES, from the exons ATGGATCGAAACGCTGCACTTGTTATCCCTAGAGATGATCCCCTTGAGCTTAAAGCAAGATCTGGACAGCTGCTGAATTTAATGAAAGCGCTATCCCTTGTCAAGGATTTCACCATTCAGCTCGGGAATATCGACATACCAGAGTCGATCAAGTCAAACTTGGGCCATGCTGCATCTATATTCTCGCCCAATGGTCAATGCCGCCCAGGCACAAACGAAGAAATCTCTGATCTTAAATCGTTATACTACGGCAAAGGAGGCGAGGTTTTTAATGCAACCGCAGCTACTGCAAGCATCTCCAAAGAAGCAAGTGTACCACCGCTATATCCGTCAA ATAAGCGTAAACGTAAACGCGAACAGTCTGCTTCTGGCGAAGTGATACACGACTCGAGAAAAGACTTGGAGACTCGTTTGGCCCGCATGGAGGCTTGCCTCGCCGAGACGCAATCTCGCCTTGCCAAAACGGAATCTCGCCTCGCCGAGCTAGAGGCTATTCGTGAAGAATCGGGGGAAGAAGGGACTAACCGTGGAAAAtacggagaagaagaggtggCGACTCAAGTTGGCGAACTCCTCGATGATTTCATCTATTCCCATGCGCTCGAGAATATGGTCGAAGACCTCGTGGGAAAATACATGAGCCATCTCAACGTCGATGTGGACGATATGTttgcagagaaagagaacaGGTTCGATGAGACTATAGAGGAGATAAAGCAAGATGTCATGAAAGACTGTCGTGAGATTGTACTTGAGCAAGTCAAACACCACTTGGCAGAGCTTATAGATACGCGACTTGAACTCAGCTTCAGTAAGAAGGAATCATGA
- a CDS encoding uncharacterized protein (EggNog:ENOG41), which produces MDPSSEAASCPKPCQVHGYTFRLTDTGPPVYGTFQERHLYLYQTLSGLSELHERGVVHGSLLSESLLLPTKTLANDSEDKSPKQVVILLNMEQPKEHSPSICVAPELWHPEKKNRFDQD; this is translated from the exons ATGGATCCATCCTCGGAG GCTGCCAGCTGCCCCAAGCCCTGCCAGGTTCACGGGTATACCTTTCGACTAACTGACACTGGGCCCCCGGTATATGGAACATTTCAAGAGCGCCATTTATATTTGTACCAGACGCTGTCTGGTCTTTCTGAATTACATGAGCGTGGCGTTGTTCACGGAAGCCTTTTATCCGagtcgcttcttcttccaaccaAAACATTAGCCAATGACTCGGAGGACAAATCACCAAAACAGGTAGTCATTCTTTTAAATATGGAACAACCGAAAGAGCACAGCCCGAGCATTTGCGTTGCACCTGAACTTTGGCATccggagaaaaaaaatagattTGACCAAGATTGA